From Pusillibacter faecalis, one genomic window encodes:
- a CDS encoding helix-turn-helix transcriptional regulator codes for MTRETFVAELDRQVKLVRTEYGFTQDVMARVLGISKKTLVEIEKGRSSLGWTGAVALCSIFSGSQVLSGLLGGEAGELVRALAFQNLRPSYPKTMGGKVWWRFVETLGPYTIQQNLLSQHYRALDPEDGRVCSSFDLEEIRQQLRDLEGTS; via the coding sequence ATGACGCGGGAAACTTTTGTCGCGGAGCTGGACCGGCAGGTAAAACTGGTACGAACGGAGTACGGCTTTACACAGGATGTGATGGCCCGTGTACTGGGAATTTCCAAAAAGACGCTGGTGGAGATTGAGAAGGGACGCTCCTCTCTGGGGTGGACCGGGGCCGTGGCACTGTGCTCCATTTTCTCCGGCAGCCAGGTGCTCTCCGGCCTGCTGGGGGGCGAGGCCGGGGAGCTGGTGCGGGCCCTGGCCTTTCAGAACCTACGGCCCTCCTATCCCAAGACGATGGGCGGCAAGGTGTGGTGGCGGTTCGTGGAGACGCTCGGCCCCTATACCATCCAGCAGAACCTGCTCTCCCAGCACTACCGGGCGCTGGACCCAGAGGACGGGCGGGTGTGCTCCTCCTTTGACCTGGAGGAAATCCGGCAGCAGTTGAGAGACTTGGAGGGAACGTCATGA
- a CDS encoding PadR family transcriptional regulator, which yields MAREPLRVLTESMFYVLLSLLRQERCGTEIVEFVDNTTAGRVPLGPGTLYTILGKFVEERLIEETAVEGRKRTYRITERGRALYRQELSRLKLCVEDGEREGWG from the coding sequence ATGGCCAGGGAACCGCTGCGGGTGTTGACAGAGAGTATGTTTTATGTTCTGCTCTCGCTGCTGCGGCAGGAGCGGTGCGGCACGGAGATCGTAGAGTTCGTGGACAACACCACTGCCGGCCGGGTACCCCTGGGACCGGGGACGCTGTACACCATCCTGGGAAAGTTCGTGGAGGAGCGGCTCATTGAGGAGACGGCGGTGGAGGGCCGGAAGCGGACCTACCGCATCACGGAGCGGGGACGGGCCCTTTACCGGCAGGAGCTGAGCCGCCTGAAGCTGTGCGTCGAGGACGGAGAGCGGGAGGGATGGGGATGA
- a CDS encoding DUF2812 domain-containing protein yields MKDKKRMLMPETSLETGTMESWLEEMFAKGWQLEECGFRFARFRRTEPTQVRCRLMPMPKNESLDIRREREELFNEMGWEYLTNKVDQYDIYICRDPHAPELETDPVAAAWARDRMLRKERRNLILTWLALVAVIMLVISRIVRSETPVETLIRSVGISAPLSMLMLVWAVWETAAFLRRVRFLRRQMDAGLPRSRAGSWRGERRRAGLILGATILMDILVIGYPLSQLGTSWGADLEELDRPIPCLMGWQVDETLTQADRTSGVCLMNPTFLTPGHYDVWDYYPGERKLINQGDVLLLSFLAEPLYREWQERIRDYAEGNVIELDDPGFDGVSLGRRGEDTFLVLWQGRVVLYVGAFGVTGVEKHLDEYADVLAQFQ; encoded by the coding sequence ATGAAAGATAAAAAGCGGATGCTGATGCCTGAAACCAGCCTGGAGACCGGGACCATGGAGAGCTGGCTGGAGGAGATGTTTGCGAAAGGGTGGCAGTTGGAAGAATGCGGCTTCCGGTTTGCCAGATTTCGGCGGACGGAGCCCACGCAGGTCCGCTGCCGGTTGATGCCTATGCCGAAAAATGAGTCTCTGGATATCCGGCGGGAGCGGGAGGAGCTCTTTAACGAGATGGGGTGGGAATATCTCACCAACAAAGTGGACCAGTATGACATCTATATTTGTCGAGACCCCCATGCCCCAGAGCTGGAGACAGACCCGGTGGCCGCCGCCTGGGCACGGGACAGGATGTTGCGGAAAGAGCGGCGCAACCTGATTTTGACTTGGCTGGCACTGGTGGCGGTGATCATGCTGGTAATTAGTCGGATTGTTCGCTCCGAGACCCCAGTAGAGACGTTGATCCGCAGCGTAGGGATCAGCGCACCACTGAGCATGCTGATGCTTGTGTGGGCGGTGTGGGAAACGGCGGCTTTTTTGCGCCGGGTCCGGTTTCTCCGCAGGCAGATGGATGCTGGGTTGCCCCGTTCCCGCGCAGGGTCTTGGCGGGGGGAGCGCCGTCGAGCGGGGCTTATCTTGGGCGCTACAATCCTGATGGATATTTTGGTGATCGGCTATCCTCTCTCCCAGCTGGGCACCAGCTGGGGGGCGGACCTGGAGGAGCTGGACCGGCCCATTCCCTGCCTCATGGGCTGGCAGGTGGACGAGACGCTCACCCAGGCGGACCGCACCTCCGGCGTCTGCCTGATGAATCCCACGTTCCTGACCCCTGGACACTATGATGTTTGGGACTATTATCCCGGTGAGCGGAAGCTCATCAACCAGGGCGATGTGCTGCTGCTTTCATTCCTGGCGGAGCCCCTCTACCGAGAGTGGCAGGAGCGGATTCGGGACTATGCAGAAGGGAATGTGATCGAGCTGGACGATCCGGGCTTTGACGGCGTGTCCTTGGGCCGCCGGGGAGAGGACACCTTCCTTGTTCTCTGGCAGGGACGAGTCGTGTTATACGTAGGAGCCTTTGGGGTTACTGGTGTGGAGAAGCATCTGGACGAGTATGCCGACGTACTGGCGCAGTTCCAATGA